One genomic segment of Alphaproteobacteria bacterium includes these proteins:
- a CDS encoding CarD family transcriptional regulator, producing MTVAKKVVRETDDLGFAVGDHVVYPTHGVGKITGLETQEIAGHKLRLFVIQFDKDRMTLRVPTMKAKTSGLRRLCTKKEMTNALATLKARARVRRTMWSRRAQEYEAKINSGDPKAIAEVVRDLFRNAGQPDQSFSERQMYQAALDRLVREFAAVEKISEETAVQRLEAMLKAA from the coding sequence ATGACGGTTGCGAAAAAAGTGGTACGCGAGACGGACGATCTGGGCTTCGCGGTTGGCGATCACGTGGTCTACCCGACGCATGGCGTGGGCAAGATCACCGGCCTGGAAACGCAGGAAATCGCGGGCCACAAGCTACGCCTGTTCGTGATCCAGTTCGACAAGGACCGGATGACGCTGCGCGTGCCGACGATGAAGGCCAAGACGTCGGGCCTGCGCCGCCTGTGCACCAAGAAGGAAATGACCAACGCGCTCGCCACGTTGAAGGCGCGCGCGCGCGTGCGCCGCACGATGTGGAGCCGCCGCGCCCAGGAATACGAAGCCAAGATCAATTCGGGCGATCCCAAGGCGATCGCGGAGGTCGTGCGCGACCTGTTCCGCAACGCCGGCCAGCCCGACCAGTCGTTCTCGGAACGCCAGATGTACCAGGCGGCCCTCGATCGTCTGGTGCGCGAATTCGCCGCCGTCGAGAAGATCTCGGAAGAGACGGCCGTGCAGCGCTTGGAAGCGATGCTCAAAGCCGCCTAA
- a CDS encoding ferredoxin family protein: protein MTYVVTDTCIKCKYTDCVEVCPVDCFYEGENMLVIKPDECIDCGVCEPECPPEAIVPDTDPRASKWLALNTEYAEKWPNITRKKDALPGADDVRSEEGKFEKYFSEKPGG, encoded by the coding sequence ATGACCTATGTCGTCACCGATACCTGCATCAAGTGCAAGTACACCGACTGCGTTGAAGTGTGCCCCGTCGATTGCTTCTATGAAGGCGAGAACATGCTCGTCATCAAGCCCGACGAGTGCATCGATTGCGGCGTCTGCGAGCCGGAATGCCCGCCCGAAGCGATCGTGCCGGATACCGATCCGCGCGCGTCCAAATGGCTGGCGCTGAACACCGAATATGCCGAGAAATGGCCGAACATCACCCGCAAGAAGGACGCCTTGCCGGGGGCCGACGATGTCCGGTCCGAAGAAGGCAAATTCGAAAAGTATTTTAGCGAAAAGCCCGGCGGTTAA
- a CDS encoding disulfide oxidoreductase, with protein sequence MASPKITAVLGPTNTGKTHLAVTRMLGHSSGMIGFPLRLLARENYERIVAAKGKNAVALVTGEERIVPPYARWFVCTVEAMPMDRDVSFLAVDEIQMMADRERGHVFTDRLLHARGRDETMFMGASSAKRLIRSLVPEAEFIERPRFSTLTYTGPRKITRLPRRSAVVAFSAAEVYSIAELVRRQRGGCALVFGGLSPRTRNAQVALYQSGDVDYLVATDAIGMGLNMDIDHVAFAQLAKFDGRHMRRLTDPELGQIAGRAGRHMNDGTFGTTADMGALDPDTIRAIEDHTYPRLEHAYWRNANLDFRSLDGLLATLDARSSRAELIRVRESDDTKALQALARDPEVIAKAQGRVALLWDVARIPDFRKAMSDAHTRLQARIFGHLAEKPGRLPPDWVAKRIADLDDAQGDIEKLLERIAGIRIWTYVSHREDWLADAATFQDRAREVEDRLSDALHERLTQRFVDRRNAVLVRKLEDGDELLASVSAAGEVAVEGVHAGQLRGFEFIPDPSLAGGAEKVRAAANRALRRDAAARVAMFADDADAQFALDQQARILWRGQLVARLAPGPTALEPEIVLARADLLEPAQRQLVQRRLAKFLADHLRAHAAPLFRLRDAALTGAARGLAFQLVAALGAVAGETALDKAALGSLVREGVKFASFGAYVPALKDQAGTKLRALLWSVWRGQPVPLTQGGRASLPRAAASDEAMAACLYFPAGPLCVRADRLDKMSQVLAALSKRGAFALDPALAKLVDCDAVALPAVVAALGYRAVRDGDAVKFVAKRPRKARPEKTIDTDSPFAALGKLVDP encoded by the coding sequence ATGGCGAGTCCCAAGATCACCGCGGTTCTCGGGCCCACCAATACCGGCAAGACACACCTTGCCGTAACAAGAATGCTTGGCCATTCGTCGGGCATGATCGGCTTTCCGCTGCGCCTGCTGGCGCGCGAGAATTACGAGCGCATCGTCGCCGCCAAGGGCAAGAACGCGGTCGCCTTGGTGACGGGCGAGGAACGGATCGTCCCGCCTTACGCGCGCTGGTTCGTCTGCACCGTCGAGGCGATGCCGATGGACCGCGACGTGTCGTTCCTGGCGGTCGACGAAATCCAGATGATGGCCGACCGCGAGCGCGGCCATGTGTTCACCGACCGGCTGCTGCACGCGCGCGGGCGCGATGAGACGATGTTCATGGGGGCGTCGTCCGCCAAGCGCCTGATCCGGTCGCTGGTGCCGGAAGCCGAATTCATCGAACGGCCGCGCTTTTCGACGTTGACCTATACGGGGCCGCGCAAGATCACGCGCCTGCCGCGTCGTTCGGCCGTGGTCGCGTTCTCGGCGGCCGAAGTCTATTCGATCGCCGAACTCGTGCGCCGCCAGCGCGGCGGCTGCGCGCTGGTCTTCGGCGGCCTAAGTCCCCGCACGCGCAACGCGCAGGTGGCGCTCTATCAATCGGGCGACGTCGATTACCTCGTCGCGACCGATGCGATCGGCATGGGCCTCAACATGGATATCGACCATGTGGCCTTCGCGCAGCTGGCGAAATTCGACGGGCGGCATATGCGCCGCCTGACGGATCCGGAGCTGGGCCAGATCGCGGGGCGTGCGGGCCGGCATATGAACGATGGCACGTTCGGCACGACGGCGGATATGGGTGCGCTCGATCCTGACACGATCCGTGCGATCGAGGATCACACCTATCCGCGACTGGAACACGCCTATTGGCGCAATGCCAATCTCGATTTCCGCAGCCTGGACGGGCTGCTGGCGACACTCGATGCGCGCAGTTCGCGCGCCGAACTCATCCGGGTGCGCGAATCCGACGACACCAAGGCGCTGCAAGCCTTGGCACGCGACCCGGAGGTTATCGCGAAAGCGCAAGGCCGCGTGGCACTGCTGTGGGACGTCGCGCGTATTCCCGATTTCCGCAAGGCGATGTCGGATGCGCATACGCGGCTGCAAGCGCGCATCTTCGGGCATCTGGCGGAGAAGCCCGGCCGTTTGCCGCCCGATTGGGTCGCCAAGCGCATCGCCGATCTGGACGACGCCCAAGGCGATATCGAGAAGCTGCTGGAGCGCATCGCGGGCATCCGCATTTGGACCTATGTGTCACATCGCGAAGATTGGCTGGCCGATGCCGCGACGTTCCAGGATCGCGCGCGCGAAGTCGAAGACCGGCTGTCCGATGCGCTGCACGAGCGTTTGACGCAGCGCTTCGTCGACCGGCGCAACGCCGTGCTGGTGCGCAAGCTGGAAGACGGCGACGAGCTTCTCGCCAGCGTGTCGGCGGCGGGCGAGGTGGCGGTCGAAGGCGTGCATGCGGGGCAGTTGCGCGGCTTCGAGTTCATCCCCGATCCCAGCCTTGCGGGCGGGGCGGAAAAGGTGCGCGCCGCCGCCAATCGCGCCTTGCGCCGCGACGCCGCCGCGCGCGTGGCGATGTTCGCCGACGACGCCGATGCGCAATTCGCGCTCGATCAACAGGCGCGCATCCTCTGGCGCGGGCAGTTGGTCGCGCGTCTTGCCCCCGGCCCGACGGCGCTGGAGCCGGAGATCGTGTTGGCGCGCGCCGATCTGTTGGAGCCCGCGCAACGACAGCTCGTCCAGCGCCGCTTGGCGAAATTCCTCGCCGATCATTTGCGCGCTCATGCCGCCCCCTTGTTCCGCTTGCGTGATGCGGCGTTGACCGGGGCGGCGCGCGGCCTTGCGTTCCAACTGGTCGCGGCTCTGGGTGCGGTCGCGGGCGAAACGGCGTTGGACAAGGCGGCGCTGGGTTCGCTGGTGCGCGAAGGCGTGAAATTCGCGAGCTTCGGCGCCTATGTGCCCGCGTTGAAGGATCAGGCGGGCACCAAGTTGCGCGCCTTGCTGTGGTCGGTCTGGCGCGGCCAGCCCGTGCCGCTCACGCAAGGCGGGCGGGCGAGCCTTCCGCGCGCGGCGGCGTCGGACGAAGCGATGGCCGCGTGTCTCTATTTCCCCGCCGGACCGCTTTGCGTGCGCGCCGACCGCTTGGACAAAATGTCGCAAGTGCTGGCCGCCCTTTCCAAACGCGGGGCCTTCGCGCTCGACCCGGCCTTGGCGAAGCTGGTCGATTGCGATGCCGTCGCCCTGCCGGCGGTGGTCGCCGCACTCGGCTATCGCGCGGTGCGCGACGGCGACGCGGTCAAGTTCGTCGCCAAGCGGCCGCGTAAAGCGCGGCCCGAAAAGACGATCGACACGGATTCGCCTTTCGCCGCTTTGGGGAAATTGGTCGATCCATGA
- the htpG gene encoding molecular chaperone HtpG, translated as MSQTAETHEFQAEVSRLLEIVAHSLYSERKVFLRELISNASDACDKLRFLATQDEKLAEGGTDFAIELKADKDAGTLTIADNGIGMDRDDLISHLGTIARSGTAAFMKALDESKRKDVGAIGQFGVGFYSAFMVADKVGVTTRKAGAAEAWHWESDGKSGYTVVPAARDARGTEIVLHLKDDAKEFLDADTLEDIVKRYSDHIAIPIKLGERTLNRASAPWTRAKSDVTLEQHKEFYRHIAHAFDEPWVTMHWRAEGKIEYSALLYVPETRTSDLFHPDRKHGVKLYVRRVFVNEAPEGLLPRYLRFLRGVVDSEDLPLNVSREMLQNNPVLTLIRQGVTTRVLSELEKKAKDAADYAKFWESFGEALKEGIFEDKDNGTRVLGLARFRSTLHQDGWVSLADYVSRMKPGQEAIHYIAGDDPKLVAKSPHLEGFVKRGVEVLLLSDPVDEFWIAQTDEFEGKKFKSVTRGGADLDKIAPEADKKDEAKTEETPSDAAALIALFRLALGEQVKDVRASQRLAESAVCLVADDSDIDIHLERMLRQHKQLGFSAKRILEINPAHPTIKSLVAALTKAEGDTAVQARLGEAARLLYDQARIVEGDKLEDPAAFAKRLSQALADGFI; from the coding sequence ATGAGCCAGACCGCCGAAACCCACGAATTCCAAGCCGAAGTCAGCCGCCTGCTGGAGATCGTCGCGCATTCGCTCTATTCCGAGCGCAAGGTTTTCCTGCGCGAGCTGATTTCCAACGCCTCCGACGCCTGCGACAAGCTGCGTTTCCTGGCGACGCAAGACGAGAAACTCGCCGAGGGCGGGACGGATTTCGCCATCGAATTGAAGGCTGACAAGGATGCCGGCACGCTGACCATCGCCGATAACGGGATCGGGATGGATCGCGACGATCTGATTTCGCATCTGGGCACGATCGCGCGTTCGGGCACGGCCGCCTTCATGAAGGCGCTGGACGAATCCAAGCGCAAAGACGTCGGCGCGATCGGCCAGTTCGGCGTCGGCTTCTATTCGGCCTTCATGGTCGCCGACAAAGTCGGCGTCACCACCCGCAAGGCGGGGGCCGCCGAAGCCTGGCATTGGGAATCCGACGGCAAGAGCGGCTATACGGTCGTGCCCGCCGCGCGCGACGCGCGGGGCACGGAAATCGTGCTGCATCTCAAAGACGACGCGAAGGAATTCCTCGACGCCGATACGCTCGAGGATATCGTCAAGCGCTACTCCGACCATATCGCGATTCCGATCAAGCTGGGCGAGCGCACGCTGAACCGCGCTTCGGCGCCGTGGACGCGCGCGAAGAGCGACGTGACGCTCGAGCAGCACAAGGAATTCTATCGCCACATCGCGCACGCCTTCGACGAACCCTGGGTGACGATGCATTGGCGTGCGGAAGGCAAAATCGAATATTCGGCGCTGCTTTACGTGCCCGAAACGCGCACGTCCGATCTGTTCCATCCCGACCGCAAGCACGGCGTGAAGCTTTACGTGCGCCGCGTGTTCGTCAACGAAGCGCCCGAAGGCCTGCTGCCGCGTTACTTGCGCTTCCTGCGCGGCGTGGTGGATTCGGAAGATCTGCCGCTGAACGTCAGCCGCGAGATGTTGCAGAACAACCCGGTGCTGACCCTCATCCGCCAGGGTGTGACGACGCGCGTGCTGTCCGAGCTTGAAAAGAAAGCCAAGGACGCGGCCGATTACGCCAAGTTCTGGGAGAGCTTCGGCGAAGCGCTGAAGGAAGGCATTTTCGAGGATAAGGACAACGGCACGCGCGTGCTGGGCTTGGCGCGCTTCCGCTCGACCTTGCACCAAGACGGCTGGGTGTCGCTGGCCGATTACGTGTCGCGCATGAAGCCGGGCCAGGAAGCGATCCACTACATCGCCGGCGACGACCCCAAGCTAGTCGCCAAATCGCCACATCTGGAAGGCTTCGTGAAGCGCGGCGTGGAAGTGCTGCTGCTGTCCGATCCGGTCGACGAGTTCTGGATCGCGCAGACCGACGAATTCGAAGGCAAGAAGTTCAAATCGGTCACGCGCGGCGGTGCGGATCTCGACAAGATCGCGCCCGAGGCCGACAAGAAGGACGAGGCCAAGACGGAAGAAACGCCGAGCGACGCGGCCGCGTTGATCGCGTTGTTCCGCTTGGCGCTGGGCGAACAGGTGAAAGACGTGCGCGCGTCGCAACGTTTGGCCGAGAGTGCCGTCTGCCTCGTCGCCGACGACAGCGATATCGACATCCATCTGGAACGGATGCTGCGCCAGCATAAGCAGCTCGGCTTTTCCGCCAAGCGCATCCTGGAGATCAATCCCGCGCATCCGACGATCAAGTCGCTGGTCGCGGCCCTGACCAAGGCCGAGGGCGATACGGCGGTGCAAGCGCGCTTGGGCGAAGCGGCGAGGCTGCTTTACGACCAAGCGCGGATCGTCGAAGGCGACAAGCTGGAAGATCCCGCCGCCTTCGCCAAGCGCCTATCGCAAGCTTTGGCCGACGGCTTCATCTGA
- a CDS encoding RNA-binding S4 domain-containing protein, translating into MTATTPRIRLDIWLWHARFFRTRALAQEACEKGRVRGHGHRLDKGHPLKVGDVLTFSQGSKLRTVRVEALGERRGGAEEAALLYTDLFPSN; encoded by the coding sequence GTGACCGCGACGACGCCCCGGATTCGCCTGGATATCTGGCTGTGGCACGCGCGATTTTTCCGCACGCGCGCGCTCGCGCAGGAAGCCTGCGAGAAGGGCCGCGTGCGCGGCCACGGCCATCGCCTGGACAAAGGCCATCCGCTGAAGGTGGGCGACGTATTGACCTTCAGCCAGGGATCGAAGCTGCGTACCGTGCGGGTCGAGGCGCTGGGCGAACGGCGCGGCGGGGCGGAAGAGGCGGCGCTGCTCTACACCGATCTATTCCCTTCAAATTGA